The DNA segment CGCCCGACGAAGTgcgttttatatttataaaaatggtttataccttaacattaaaacacacacaacaaaggacaagtgtatcccgtTATATATGTagcaaagtattggtaagagccagatatcgGTCCATGGAACACGGGCATTATAatgtactaaatctttgtcattagatTACCAGATAAAAGGATAAgtgaatggttgtttaactaagttatctaaattacaactaaaacataaatatactattatcttgtttcacaaacaacctaaacatgttatctatcagacatgtcacaaaagcacttaatcaattttccaatttcgagacagctagttaccgggtctggatttctagcattatgattcttcggaaagttaacgcgatggtcacacgttaaccacctaaaatcattcattagcgagctattgatattTATTCATGTGAACCTTTAAAGATAGGTTATTTGTCGGGTCTGGATtcctaacctcacttatcaaagaaagcaataccgatggtcacaatacagccacgaGGATAAGCAATTATGTAGATCATATAACAAACAATTTCACCTTTACACGTCTTAaacacaaatctaccatgtcagcaatttcagaccaaaactactaaacaaggatcataaaccgcatctaagaacatgcaatcaacaccatataattcgttagaacccttacgtgcaagaaagtattcctaatcaaaataagatatatcttgtataaaaccaataccctggtctggtttcatggtgtaaacaaagtctacaaataagtgattaatcaagaaatagttaccatcccactaaccacagattcattatccaagataatcaaacataatcaggaactcaacatcaatgaaacattcattaaataatcatgaagattcaacAAGAAAAAGTACTAAGTTTCATATAAacaagattacaacataaagatttattcaagaaacaagtttataactactattacataaactacattaaacataaactaacatcagctcaatacttgcaaaatgatcagaatacatgttttaagaacaaggaatcgaaccataaacaagcaaggaattgatgggttggatcggttatgcttccACTCGATCTTTAAGCTTCCGAGAAACAGTTGGCACTCCTGGTTGCACTAGCAGTGCCTCCAAGATCGTAGAAGCGGCACGGTAGTGCCGCcggtggcacggtcgtgccacaccTAGCAGTCCATCAGATTTTCGCCATTTTCATCAGAAATGCATCAGATTTTGTCCGTTTTCATCAGAATTTTCCATTATGCTCTGTTTAAGACCTGAATATATAAAAGTACCAGATTTGGTACCTGAATGTTGCGTTTTCGGTAAAAAATGCTTAAAACGGAAGTGTTTTggggtataaaaacatgtataatttgACGTATATCAAACATCCCTACACTtgaactttgcttgtcctcaagcaaacttaaaataaaatacgGAATCAAATCTGAATATTTACAAGGTTTCTTAATTTGTTTGGTGGTCAAATCGGTTTTCAAaaagtcatcatcaaagattttaaaacaaacaagttttgtTAGATGTATGAAAGGATAATTATAAAGCAATGATTTTACGTTCGATTGACTTAGCATGCAAATCCCTATAtttctcacaatgttcacacacactcggttaaaTTTTTGAATcatacatataatgtgtatgttAAACACTCGATGCCTAGTCAATGAATCATGCAATATCATAGGCTTGTCAAAAGATCTAATCTCCACCAATTAATATGTGAAAAACATAAATCAATAGGTCTTTGATGGGTTGTAATGATAGGCTATGGTTAAGGGTGTGGAATGGATATTTGAAAGTGGCTAAATGGTTAAAACTTGGCGGTTATTTGTAACTAGCGTAAATGAATCAACAACTATACATAAATAACGCTTAAAGACGATTTTACCCTTTTCGAGCTAAACAACATATTTGTACTATTCAGTGCTTAAAATTGCTCTAGTTTGATCGTCTTTTGATCTGTTTTTCGATCGctgttttcttctttttttttcaacatcAAGGAAATAATTACAAACAGGCTAGTTGGAAAATAACTTTGACCGAGTTTTAACACaaaggtttaaaaataaaaaggttaaaTTTGGTTAAGTAGGCTAAGTAGTTGGGTagaatttgaaaaaaaaacacgGAAAATAGGCTCAACATGGCGAACTAATGGATAGTGTTGGGTGCGGGATATAAACAAAGAAAAAGGCTGACAAAGGGGTTATCCTAATTGCCTCTATCATTTCTATGTAATTTCACATATTCATGGTTTTGAAAAGTATACaaatgacaagttctaaattacataAGGCATCCGGCTCACTCATTTTTCCGCAAAAACAAAGAAGCATTTGTCAAGAAAGCTTTTAAAGGCTCAAAAATATGCTCATATAAATGGAAGGAATGGTTATAAATATAAAGATAAACATGCAAGTCTTTCGTTTTGTTTTATCACTGCTTTTTAGTTATCTTTTGCAAACATGAATTTGACTTGTCGATTTTTATCAAATTTGATGCTTCCTAAAGAACACAAATTGaccatttttgttttatttaacgAAAATATATACAGAAATGAGAACAATTAAGGACAAACAAACTTTAAAACCTTTTaaacccctccccacacttgaacttcacattgtcctcaatgtgaaATACATATTAGTTAAGCAATTATGAAGAGCTAAACTAATAATGTGAAAAGGGAAAGATGTACTCCCTCAGAGTTGGAGTTAACTTGTTTGAGTAGACTTTTTGTTTGAAGTCGTCTCAACTCTGTGTGCATTTCTTTACAAATCTGCCAATTATGTCACTTGCTAAAATAGCCAACATTACCATTGTTCAAAATGTTAGATAATTCAACCAGATCCGTTATTCAAACAAAGCAAACATACTAAAGTACTTAACACAGACATAAAGTAAAAATATCCTAAACAAAGTACTAAAATAAATAACATAAACATAAGTTTCTGAATTGTTTCATCCTACCTCCTCCTACTCCTCAACATCATCACCATCATGGTGGCGTGTTCCAGATGAACCCGCCCCATAGGTACCTGTGTCTCCAAATGGAAACTGTGGAGGGTTGCCGAAATGGCCTGGATATACACTTTCTAGCCCTCCAAAGATGTAAGAAAATCCTGCATATACTTCCTCCCGCATGGTCTGCTGAGATGCTCGTATAGCTAACTAGTCGGCTCGCATAGCATCTTGAGTTGCCCTGATAGCATCTTGAGAAACCTGCATATGTTGGAATTGCTGGTACAACTCAAGGTAGGAAGGTATACCTGGAGGCCAGTTTTGTTGGTGCTGATACTGATGCTGGTGCTGGTGCTCTTCATGTTGTGGCTCATCATGCGGTGGTGGCTCGAGTTCTGCCATGTTGACGTCTTCATTCTGTGGTGGTAGCGGTAGTGGATCCCATATTTCCCCATTTAGACCCCTCAGTCACGAGCCATTATTTGTATCTACTACCAAACCCATCGCTCACAGAGACCTCCTATCCACATCTCCTCCTGCGTGAACCATGTGGAGTCCGTTGACTACATCATCTGGCATAATACCCAAGTTGTATGCCAACTGAGTCACATATTCACCACCATGGATCTCACTGCTTGTGGTTCTCCCCGCGCTGTGTATAAAGAATTCCGCCATTCTAGCTGCGAGGTTGACATGTACTCCAGTCACTAAGGAATATATGAAAAAAAGATCTGGAGTGGGATAGTTTCCTGCACTGTCCATGTGTCCACAGATGGTGTGACTCATGACCTGATGAAGGACCCTCAGAAGCGGGTCTCGTAATCGTGGAGCCTTAGCTTTCCTAGCTTCGTAGGGTGGTCCAACTGCCACTTGTGCCCAAAAGTTGGCCCTTTGTTAATCATTAGCAAACTTGTAGATATTGGTGAAAAGTTCTAAATCGATGTCTTCGGATGAGTATATCCACAATCTTCTTCCAAGTTTAGCAACTGACCATTTGTGCCACTTTTTCCCCAACCTGAACTGTATTGTCTCTTTGTTTTTGAAGTCTGGATTCTCGCTTCTTGGCTTTTCATAAGTGTATGAAGCAAAGAATTCCAATGTTAGTTCAAGATAAACAGGTCATGCAATGTTGTACAACCTTGACATCGGATGTGACATCATGTTAGATAGCCTCTCTTCTTGGTTCAGGGCTGTCAGAGTATCCCAGTTGATCCTTCTCGGTTCACCGATTTGTCCCCGTCTATTCCATAATGCTTCTAGTCTGGCAATACACGACTGTTCTCTCGCTTTGTTCTCACTGAACTGGAGGAATCTGTGATTCATCTGCATACAGGAATATAATCAAATAAGTGCATAACATAAAAAATTCATTGCTGCGATCGGAACAGGCTGTTTACAAGGTTTTGTTCCTGTTTTGTCagtcgcacggtcgtgccacttTGGCACTGCCGTGCCATCTCCTGATCGCTTAGCAGCTTGTTACCGATAATCAACGTCGCACCACCATGCCAAATTGGCACTGTCGTGCGACTCGGCGTCGCAGTTCAGAATCGGTGATTTGTGCTTGATTTTTAACCGGCACTGTCATGTCGTGACCGAGCGACAGCAATTTTTACCAGAAAATAGTTTATTTTACTGATTTAACGTGTATTTTTCAAGATTTGACTTGTAATCAATTAATAAACTTCGAATCAAGCATTAGAACTACCGATTTAACACTAATCACCCAAGAACTAGGGTTTATTTGACATTTATGAAGAAAACCCCACAATTTCTTGGTTCAAGCGTCAGATCTACATCAGAAACTAAGTTTAATCCACAAAATAAGTAGGAAACATACCTTGGGAGGATGATTGAAGCGAAATCTAGGCAAAAATTAAGTGATTTTCGGTTGTGGGCGACCAGGAACTACCGTGCGGCGCTTAGGGTTTCGGAAAAATGAAGTATTTTTACTGCAAATTCGTTTAAATACCCTAGGTTTTACTGTTCGGTTTTCGAGTCACACGGTCGTGCGgctttggcacggtcgtgccgttCCGGATCGCTGGCCTGAGTCGCTTTGTGTTATCGGGTAACAAGGTAGGGCTTAAATACCGTGCGACCCGATGACTGTCCTGTGTCCGAATTACTGATCAGTTTTGAATAAGGGTTGCATTACCGTGCCGATTTGGCACGACCGTGCAACACCTGGCCTTTTTTTGTGTAATTTTTCACAGTAAGCTTATAACTCCGAAATTTTACCAAAAATTTCCATTTTTGCATTATTTCATATATTTTAACAATTATTCAacttcaaaaatccaaaaattatGGATCAAGGTCGTATGCACCTATGGTTAAAACCGAAAAATTAACAAATTACATAATAAACTTTAAAAGCTAATATATACTAAATTACCTTTAGCGTGAGAAAACACGCTCGCTAAATTTGTCAGCGAGTCGATAGCTAGACTCATCCCACACTTGTTTTAAGTGTGCGGGATGTGGAGTTCAAGAATTTCCTCCACCGGGTCAACCGGTCCGTTGATGTAATGTTTAAACGATGCCCGTTAACTTTAAATGTCTCCCCGCTTGTATCCTCGATGGTTACGGCCCCGTATGGAAATATTTCCTTAACTTTGTATGGACCCATCCATCGGGATTTTAGCTTTCCGGGAAATAAACGTAGTCTTAAGTTATATAACAAGACAAGATCCCCTATTCGGAGATCCTTATGGTCTCTCAACCTCTTGTCATGAAATCTCTTGACTCGCTCCTTGTACCTGCTAGAACTTTCATAGGCATGGTTTCTTAGCTCCTCAAACTCGTGGATTTGCAGAAAACGGGCTTCACCTCCGCTTTTTAAATCCATATTTGCCGTCTTCAAGGCCCAGAATGCCCTGTGTTCTAGCTCGACAGGTAGATGACAGGCTTTCCCGTAAACCAACCTAAAGGGTGTCGTCCCGATAGGTGTCTTGAATGCTATTCTAAAAGCCCACAAAGCGTCATCCAACTTGTCTGACCAATCCTTACGGTTATTATTAATGGACcactcaaggattcttttcaaaCCCGGATTTGTGACCTCAGCTTGCCCGCTCATTTGAGGATGATATGGCGTAGCCAATCTGTGATGAACTCCATAACGGGACAAGGCTCGTTCTAATTGCGCATTACAAAAATGTGTTCCTCGGTCACTGATGAGTGCTTTTGGAGCACCAAATCGGGCGAATAAACTTTTTAAGAACCTCACGACTACCCTAGCATCGTTTGtaggcaaagcttgagcttcggCCCATTGTGAGACATAGTCTACAGCAACTAGGATGTATTTGTTACCTCGTGAGGCCGGAAATGCTCCCATGAAGTCGATACCCcatatatcaaagacttcacagaCTTGCATTGGATGCTGAGGCATTTCATTGCGTGCGAAGATATTTGTTACCCTCTGGCAAGAATTACACGCTCTAACCTATTCATGCGCATCACGAAAGATTGTGGGCCAGTAAAACCCAGAGTCTAACACTTTCTTTGCAGTGTAGTTTGCTCCATGATGACCTCCGGTTGGCCCTTCGTGACAATGGCGCAGAATGCTAGCTGCCTCTTCTCCAGATACACATCTTCGGATCACCTGATCGGCTCCGATTCTAAACAAGTATGGTTCGTCCCAAATATAATATTTCAAATCTGCAAAGAACTTCCTCTTTTTCTGATATGATAATCCTTTGATAAGGATTCCACACGCGAGGTAGTTTGCAAAGTCTGCAAACCAAGGTGACTCGTCATTCATCTCGATACTCAAAAGGAATTCGTGGGGGAAATTGTCATTTATTGGTTCCTCCAACGAATTTTCAGAACTTCCATGCTCAAGTCTCGAGAGATGGTCGGCTGCAACATTCAAAGCTCCCTTTTTGTCTTGGAtctcaatgtcgaattcttgtaGTAACAAGATCCATCTGATAAGACGCGGTTTTGCGTCCTGTTTGCTAAAAAGGTATTTGATTGCTGCATGATCCGTATACACAATTGTTTTGGACAACACAAGGTACGACCTGAATTTGTCAAAAGCATATACTACTGCCAAAAGCTCTTTCTCTATAGTCGTGTAATTTTCCTGAGCATCATGTAGAGTTTTGCTGGCATAGTAAATAGGATGAAAATGCTTCTCCTTTCGTTGTCCTAAGACTGCTCCTATTGCGTAATCACTGGCGTCGCACATTATCTCAAATGGCAACGCCCAAtctggtgcaactaaaataggggcttCGATAAGCCTTTGTTTCAGCTGCTTGAATGCTTTCATGCACTCGTTTGAAAACACAAATAGAGCATCTTTTTCTAACAAACGGGTCATAGGTCttgcgatttttgaaaagtcttttaTGAATCGCCTATAGAACCCTGCATGACCCAGGAAACTTCTAATTGCTCTGACCGAGGTTGGGGGAGGAAGTTtagaaatgatatccacttttgTTGGATCAACTTCCAACCCGGCTTCAGAGATTTTGTGTCCAAGAACTACCCCTTCTTTCTCCATGAAGTGGCACTTCTCCCAGTTAAGCACAagattagtttcctcacatctcATTAACATTCTTTTCAGATTTCCAAGACATTGATTGAAAGAACTCCCAAAAACAGAGAGATCATCCATGAATACCTCCATGGAGTCTTCGATCATGTCATGAAAAATAGCTACCATGCAGCGCTGAAATGTGGTTGGTGCATTACACAGCCCAAAAGGCAtacgccggtaggcgaatgtaCCGAAAGGACATGTGAAAGTAGTCTTCTCCTGGTCTTCGGGAGCGATAGGAATATGAAAATATCCAGAGAACCCATCCAGAAAATAGAAAAATGACTTCCCCGatagacgttccaacatctggtcaaTGAATGGAAACGGGAAGTGGTCCTTACGGGTGGCATCGTTGAGTTTGCGATAATCGATGCAAACTCGCCATCCGGTGACAGTACGGATAGGAATAAGTTCATTCTTATCGTTTGGAACTACAGTAATACCACCTTTTTTGGGTACTAATTGCACTAGACTTACCCAAACAGAATCAGATATAGGATAAATCAGCCCTACATCTAACAACTTAATTACTTCTTTCTTTACCACGTCTTGCATGTTAGGATTCAGTCGCCTTTGATGTTGTGCACTAGGCTTGTAATTGTCTTCCATGAGAATTTTATgtgtacaaaaagaaggattaatGCCTTTGATATCCATAATCTTCCAAGCCATGGCCTTTTTATGGAGCTTTAGAACTTCGAGAAGCTGTCTCTTTTCTTCTTTTGCTAAAGATGCTGAAATGATGACTGGCAAGCAACACTCCTCGTCTAGAAATGCGTATTCGAGATGCGGTGGGAGTTCTTTTAACTCCAATGACGGTGGGTCTTCAACCGATGGTTTGGACTGTTCTTCAACTTCACGGTCGATCTCCACAAATTGATCAAGACCTTGAGAACCATCTTCATCGATTTGGCAGACTGGCTGCTCCTGTGAAATGTCGTCTTGGTTCTCATACAAAAGAGGTGTGTTCATATCAATTTCTTCTATCATGCCTTTGAAATGAGAGTTTACACAAGTatcgacaatgtcgacatagtaaagcatgtcatcgtgactttgcggatgctgcattgatcttttaatatcaaaagtcacatgctcgtcatttactcggagcgtgatttggccagctgccacatcaatgATCGTCCTTGCAGTATTGAGAAACGGGCGTCCAAGTATTAATGGCACTtttgaatcttcgtccatgtctaaaataacaaaatccacgggaaaaacaaatttatcgattttaacAAGCATGTTTTCAACGAATCCACGCGGATACTTGATCGAACGATCTGCAAGTCGAATGCTCATTCTAGTGGGTGAAGGTTCACCCAGATCTAATTTAGCAAAACTTTATATGGCATAAGGTTTATGCGAGCTCCTAAATCGGCTAATGCGTGACTAACAGACATGCTGCCAATGAGACGGGGAAGAGTAAAACTGCACGGATCTCCCATCTTTTCGGGTAAATAGTTTTGGAGAAGGGCTGAACAGATTTCGTTCATCAACACACAAGACAAGCTTTCGAGCTTCTGCTTGTTTGTGAGGATGTCTTTTAAGAACCTTgcgtatttaggcatttgagccAACGCTTCAACAAATGGTATGTTTATGTGTAATTGTTTAAACATTTCTAAAAACTTACCATGTTGTTCATAGTTCTTTTGCTTCTTCAGTCTGCTCGGATATGGGACAGGAGGAATGAAATCTTTAACTGGCTCCTGAAACTGTGTTGTACTTGCTGGGTCTCGCCTAGCGTGCACCTCGTCTGAAGCGTTAGTTTGGACTGTATCATTGATCGGTGGTGAGTCCGATTTGTCAGGTCCCGTGGTTTTACCACTCCTCGTCATTGTCGCATTAACGTGTCCTCTCGGGTTTGGTTCTGTGTTACCTGGAAGACTACCTTGTggtctttcagacaacatttTGGCCAATTAGCCGACTTGATTCTCAATGGTTTGAATTGAAGCCTTTTGGCTCCGCATTTCCCCTTCCTGAGCCATGAAACGCTCCTCATGCTGCTTGTATCGCTTTTCAGATATTTGATTGGCATTGTTGGAGCTGTTTAACAGCTGCGCCATCATCTCCTCTAGTTTTGCGTTGGTTTGAGAGGTTTGAGGCTGGGAAGTGCTTCCTGAACCTAAATTATTGTAACGTGGTTGAAAAGTTTGCCCTGATGGCTGAAAAGATTGTCCATGGGGCTGAAAGGATTGCCCCTGAGACTGTTGTGGTACGGGAGCGCGTTGAGCATATCCGAGTGGGTTTTGGTTATTGGAATTAGCTTTCCACCCAAAGTTTGGATGATTCCTCCAACCCGGATTGTACGTGTTGCTATAAGGGTTATTTTGGGGCCTAATTTGATTGCCCAAATAGTCCACCTCTTCGTGGCCTGTAAACATAACACCCTGCTCACATGTACctggctcgtgtgacactccacaCAGCTCACATGATGATTGTACCTGCGAAACGTTCTGAGCCTGATCAAATCTTGCTGCCAATGCTCCAATCTGTGCTGGAAGAGCCGTATATGTATCCACTTGATGAACTCCAGGAATAGATGATGCTTTGTTTCTTACTCCACCATGACGAGAACTTGACTTCAAGGTAGCTTTCTCTATGATTGCATAGGCTTCATTGGGTGTTTTTGTTCCAAGATCGCCTCCTGCATATACATCTAAACGTTCTTGTGAGTCGTAGTTGAGTCCTTGGTAGAAGTTCAACACAAGTTGCCTTTTGGACAACCCGTGATGTGGAACATCGATCAGAAGATCTTTGAACCTCTCCCAAGCTGCGTGTAGAGATTCGCCTTCGTCCTGTTTGAATGTCATAATACGATTCTTAAGCATGGCTGTCTTTTCCGGTGGAAAATATTTTTTCATAAAAAGATCGGCCATCTCGTTCCAAGTCGTGATGGAACCCGCTGAAAGTGACAAAAGCCAAGATCGGGCTTTGTCTCGCAAAGAGAATGGAAAGAGCCGCAAACAGATTGCGTCTTCAGAAACGTCTCTAATTTTGAAAGTCGAGCACACCTCGAGAAATGATGCGATGTGCCGACCTGGATCTTCGTGTTCCTTCCCATCAAACTGCACAGAATTTTGTAACATATTAATTATACTTGATTTAATTTCAAAACTCGGTGCTACTATAGTAGGTCGGGCGATGCTTAGTAGCAAGCCCTCTCCTCCTGGACGGCCGGTCTCATTCAGAGGTTGGTCGTCTTCTGCCATAATGCTTCCTGTGTCGCCCTCTGAACTCTCGCTATCAGAAAGAATCACTGGTTCGTCGATTGCGGCCGCAATCCTTTGTGCAACAACAAGTGATCTTTTGCGAAGCCGCCTACTTCTTCTTAAGTTAATTTCTGGTTCGTTGGCTAGCTCAGCGTTAGCGGGTGCAGGGGGCGTGGACATTAGCCTGCACATAAAAAGGAACGCATTATACAGAAAA comes from the Helianthus annuus cultivar XRQ/B chromosome 4, HanXRQr2.0-SUNRISE, whole genome shotgun sequence genome and includes:
- the LOC110933884 gene encoding uncharacterized protein LOC110933884, whose product is MSTPPAPANAELANEPEINLRRSRRLRKRSLVVAQRIAAAIDEPVILSDSESSEGDTGSIMAEDDQPLNETGRPGGEGLLLSIARPTIVAPSFEIKSSIINMLQNSVQFDGKEHEDPGRHIASFLEVCSTFKIRDVSEDAICLRLFPFSLRDKARSWLLSLSAGSITTWNEMADLFMKKYFPPEKTAMLKNRIMTFKQDEGESLHAAWERFKDLLIDVPHHGLSKRQLVLNFYQGLNYDSQERLDVYAGGDLGTKTPNEAYAIIEKATLKSSSRHGGVRNKASSIPGVHQVDTYTALPAQIGALAARFDQAQNVSQVQSSCELCGVSHEPGTCEQGVMFTGHEEVDYLGNQIRPQNNPYSNTYNPGWRNHPNFGWKANSNNQNPLGYAQRAPVPQQSQGQSFQPHGQSFQPSGQTFQPRYNNLGSGSTSQPQTSQTNAKLEEMMAQLLNSSNNANQISEKRYKQHEERFMAQEGEMRSQKASIQTIENQVG